Proteins encoded by one window of Haliotis asinina isolate JCU_RB_2024 chromosome 6, JCU_Hal_asi_v2, whole genome shotgun sequence:
- the LOC137287930 gene encoding uncharacterized protein: MAVDDVVVTVVGVEMAVDDVVVTVVMTVVGVEIAVDDVVVTVVMTVVGVEMAVDDVVVTVVGVEMAVDDVVVKVVMTAVGEEMAVDDVVVTVIGVEMAVDDVVVTVVMTVVGVEMAVDDVVVTVVMTVVGVEIAVDDVVVTVVGEEMAVDDVVDTVVMTVVGVEIAVDDVVVTVVMTVVGVEMAVDDVVVTVVMTVVGVEIAVDDVVVTVVMTVVGVEMAVDDVVVTVVMTVVGVEIAVDDVVVTVVMTVVGVEMAVDDVVVTVIGVEMAVDDVVVTVVMTVVGVEIAVDEVVVTVVGEKMAVDDVVDTVVMTVVGVEIAVDDVVVTVVMTVVGVEMAVDDVVVTVVMTVVGVEIAVDDVVVTVVMTVVGVEMAVDDVVVTVVGVEMAVDDVVVKVVMTVVGKEMAVDDVVVTVIGVEMAVDDVVVTVVMTVVGVEMAVDDVVGTVVMTVVGVETAVDDVVVTVVGDEMAVDDVVDTVVMTVVGVEIAVDDVVVTVVMTVVGEEMAVDDVVVTVVMTVVGEEMAVDDVVVTVVMTVVGVEIAVDDVVVKVVMTVVGVETEGIEYWWQN; the protein is encoded by the coding sequence ATGGCAGTGGACGACGTGGTTGTCACGGTGGTAGGGGTAGAGATGGCAGTGGACGACGTGGTTGTCACGGTGGTAATGACGGTGGTAGGGGTAGAGATAGCAGTGGACGACGTGGTTGTCACGGTGGTAATGACGGTGGTGGGGGTAGAGATGGCAGTGGACGACGTGGTTGTCACGGTGGTAGGGGTAGAGATGGCAGTGGACGACGTGGTTGTCAAGGTGGTAATGACGGCGGTAGGGGAAGAGATGGCAGTGGACGACGTGGTTGTCACGGTGATAGGGGTAGAGATGGCAGTGGACGACGTGGTTGTCACGGTGGTAATGACGGTGGTGGGGGTAGAGATGGCAGTGGACGACGTGGTTGTCACGGTGGTAATGACGGTGGTAGGGGTAGAGATAGCAGTGGACGACGTGGTTGTCACGGTGGTGGGGGAAGAGATGGCAGTGGACGACGTGGTTGACACGGTGGTAATGACGGTGGTAGGGGTAGAGATAGCAGTGGACGACGTGGTTGTCACTGTGGTAATGACGGTGGTGGGGGTAGAGATGGCAGTGGACGACGTGGTTGTCACGGTGGTAATGACGGTGGTAGGGGTAGAGATAGCAGTGGACGACGTGGTTGTCACGGTGGTAATGACGGTGGTGGGGGTAGAGATGGCAGTGGACGACGTGGTTGTCACGGTGGTAATGACGGTGGTAGGGGTAGAGATAGCAGTGGACGACGTGGTTGTCACGGTGGTAATGACGGTGGTGGGGGTAGAGATGGCAGTGGACGACGTGGTTGTCACGGTGATAGGGGTAGAGATGGCAGTGGACGACGTGGTTGTCACGGTGGTAATGACGGTGGTGGGGGTAGAGATAGCAGTGGACGAGGTGGTTGTCACGGTGGTGGGGGAAAAGATGGCAGTGGACGACGTGGTTGACACGGTGGTAATGACGGTGGTAGGGGTAGAGATAGCAGTGGACGACGTGGTTGTCACTGTGGTAATGACGGTGGTGGGGGTAGAGATGGCAGTGGACGACGTGGTTGTCACGGTGGTAATGACGGTGGTAGGGGTAGAGATAGCAGTGGACGACGTGGTTGTCACGGTGGTAATGACGGTGGTGGGGGTAGAGATGGCAGTGGACGACGTGGTTGTCACGGTGGTGGGGGTAGAGATGGCAGTGGACGACGTGGTTGTCAAGGTGGTAATGACGGTGGTAGGGAAAGAGATGGCAGTGGACGACGTGGTTGTCACGGTGATAGGGGTAGAGATGGCAGTGGACGACGTGGTTGTCACGGTGGTAATGACGGTGGTGGGGGTAGAGATGGCAGTGGACGACGTGGTTGGCACGGTGGTAATGACGGTGGTAGGGGTAGAGACAGCAGTGGACGACGTGGTTGTCACGGTGGTGGGGGACGAGATGGCAGTGGACGACGTGGTTGACACGGTGGTAATGACGGTGGTAGGGGTAGAGATAGCAGTGGACGACGTGGTTGTCACGGTGGTAATGACGGTGGTGGGGGAAGAGATGGCAGTGGACGACGTGGTTGTCACGGTGGTAATGACGGTGGTGGGGGAAGAGATGGCAGTGGACGACGTGGTTGTCACGGTGGTAATGACGGTGGTGGGGGTAGAGATAGCAGTGGACGACGTGGTTGTCAAGGTGGTAATGACGGTGGTGGGAGTAGAGACTGAAGGAATAGAATATTGGTGGCAAAACTAA